A genomic region of Bernardetia sp. ABR2-2B contains the following coding sequences:
- a CDS encoding TlpA disulfide reductase family protein — MKLSTTTFLTTGLILISFTLFAQNKKTTYYDSLENITTWEAYYGQVFEGRYTPSYDKQKNEGRLIRTSEEEYQEQLKITKEGITTTKRVGEICPDFEVEDIEGNRYSKEELKGKIIVLNFWFIGCASCEMELSALNKLRSLYSDNPDVIFLSFAKNDKEKLKDFLPSHPINYQVIPTEKKYIKKNFVLNAFPTHIIVDEKGVISYCAVGTGIGILDILKSEIESIQNRNQ; from the coding sequence ATGAAACTCTCAACAACAACTTTTCTAACGACTGGATTGATACTAATTTCTTTTACCCTCTTTGCTCAAAATAAAAAAACAACATACTATGATAGCCTAGAAAACATTACGACATGGGAAGCCTACTATGGGCAAGTATTTGAAGGGCGTTACACTCCAAGCTACGACAAACAAAAAAATGAAGGTCGTCTTATCAGAACTTCAGAAGAAGAATATCAAGAACAACTAAAGATAACCAAAGAAGGTATCACCACTACTAAAAGAGTAGGAGAAATTTGCCCAGATTTTGAAGTAGAAGATATAGAAGGAAATAGATATAGTAAAGAAGAGCTTAAAGGCAAAATAATTGTACTCAATTTTTGGTTTATTGGCTGTGCTTCTTGTGAGATGGAACTCTCTGCCCTTAATAAATTAAGAAGCCTTTATTCAGATAACCCAGATGTTATATTTCTTTCATTTGCTAAAAATGACAAAGAAAAGTTAAAAGATTTTTTGCCTTCTCATCCTATAAACTATCAAGTTATTCCAACAGAAAAAAAATACATAAAAAAGAATTTTGTATTAAACGCCTTCCCTACACATATTATAGTAGATGAAAAAGGAGTTATTTCTTACTGCGCTGTGGGTACAGGTATTGGCATTTTAGATATTTTGAAGTCAGAGATTGAATCTATACAAAACCGAAATCAGTAA
- the lpxD gene encoding UDP-3-O-(3-hydroxymyristoyl)glucosamine N-acyltransferase: MELTTQAIANLVGGKVEGDEKAKINTVAKIQEGTVGAIAFLANPKYENFIYETQATAVLVSETFEAKETISTTLIRVPDAYTAFGKLLAAYQQMTQMKKVGIEKPSFQSSTSDLGEDVYLGAFSYVGENTKIGNNVKVYPNSYIGDNCKIDDDTIIYAGVKIYSNTQIGKNCVIHSGAVLGSDGFGFAPQKDGSYEPIPQIGNVILEDNVSIGANAAIDCATMGSTLIKKGVKIDNLVQIAHNVQIGQNTVIAAQSGVSGSSELGKNCILAGQVGVVGHIKIADRVTVAAQSGVSKSYNKEGGNLLGSPANEHQQQIKNFVVMKNLSSLKKKVDDLDRKVNG, encoded by the coding sequence ATGGAACTAACTACACAAGCTATTGCCAATTTGGTAGGTGGAAAAGTGGAAGGAGATGAGAAGGCAAAAATCAATACGGTTGCCAAAATACAAGAAGGTACAGTAGGTGCGATTGCTTTTTTGGCTAATCCAAAATACGAAAATTTCATTTATGAAACACAAGCAACGGCTGTTTTGGTAAGTGAAACCTTCGAAGCCAAAGAAACAATTTCTACTACACTTATTCGTGTTCCTGATGCTTATACAGCTTTTGGAAAACTACTTGCAGCTTATCAACAAATGACACAGATGAAAAAAGTAGGCATCGAAAAACCTTCTTTTCAATCTAGCACAAGTGATTTGGGCGAAGATGTGTATTTGGGAGCATTTAGTTATGTAGGTGAAAACACGAAGATAGGAAATAACGTAAAGGTTTACCCCAACTCATACATTGGAGATAATTGTAAGATAGATGATGATACAATTATTTATGCAGGAGTAAAAATCTATTCTAATACTCAAATCGGTAAAAACTGTGTCATTCATTCAGGAGCAGTTTTGGGAAGTGATGGTTTTGGTTTTGCACCTCAAAAAGATGGTTCTTATGAGCCTATTCCTCAAATCGGAAATGTAATTTTAGAAGATAATGTCAGTATTGGTGCAAATGCTGCCATTGATTGTGCTACAATGGGCTCTACGCTCATCAAAAAAGGTGTAAAGATTGATAATTTGGTTCAGATTGCTCATAATGTTCAGATAGGACAAAATACTGTCATTGCTGCACAAAGTGGCGTTTCTGGTTCTTCTGAATTAGGAAAAAACTGTATTTTGGCTGGACAAGTAGGAGTAGTCGGGCATATAAAAATAGCCGATAGAGTAACCGTAGCAGCACAAAGTGGTGTTTCGAAAAGTTATAATAAAGAAGGAGGAAATCTTTTGGGTTCTCCTGCCAACGAACACCAACAACAAATCAAAAACTTTGTAGTAATGAAAAACTTATCTTCTCTAAAGAAAAAAGTAGATGATTTGGATAGGAAAGTGAATGGATAA
- a CDS encoding bifunctional UDP-3-O-[3-hydroxymyristoyl] N-acetylglucosamine deacetylase/3-hydroxyacyl-ACP dehydratase, whose protein sequence is MKTNQHTIKKSVTVSGIGLHTGVKSTMTFLPAKPNHGIKFCRIDIEGRPVVDADVDFVVDVSRGTTIEKGEARVNTVEHTLAALVGLEIDNVMIELDGPEPPIMDGSSIDFINHLKEAGLEEQNVPRNFFEIDTSIHYTDADNNIEIAALPLDNYRLTVMVDYNSPVLGSQYAALNDISEFEKEVASCRTFCFLHELETLYNNNLIQGGDFDNAIVIVDRVLSDEEMARLAKMFNKDKIEVKKEGTLNNVELRYKNEPARHKLLDLVGDLALVGRPIKAQILAARPGHAANVAFAKKIKKRIQKASGVQIPKYDPKMPPVLDINQISKVLPHRYPFLLIDKVIYLDENSVVGVKNVTMNEPFFQGHFPENPVMPGVLQVEAMAQTGGILVLNTVDDPNNYWSYFIGIDNCRFRQKVLPGDTVVFKCELVAPIRRGIAKMKGQAYVAGKLVCEAVLTAGIVKKD, encoded by the coding sequence ATGAAAACCAATCAACACACCATAAAAAAATCTGTAACTGTTTCTGGAATCGGTCTGCACACAGGCGTAAAATCTACCATGACTTTTCTACCAGCCAAACCAAACCATGGAATAAAGTTTTGTAGAATTGATATAGAAGGAAGACCTGTCGTAGATGCAGATGTAGATTTTGTAGTTGATGTATCAAGAGGAACAACCATCGAGAAGGGAGAAGCACGAGTAAATACAGTAGAACATACATTGGCTGCTCTCGTCGGCTTAGAAATCGATAATGTTATGATTGAATTAGACGGTCCCGAACCTCCAATTATGGACGGAAGTTCTATCGATTTTATCAATCATCTGAAAGAAGCAGGTTTGGAAGAACAAAACGTACCTCGTAATTTCTTCGAAATTGATACAAGTATTCATTATACAGATGCTGATAACAATATAGAAATTGCTGCTTTGCCATTAGATAATTATCGCCTTACGGTAATGGTAGATTATAATTCGCCTGTTTTGGGAAGCCAGTATGCAGCCTTGAATGATATTTCAGAGTTTGAAAAAGAAGTGGCTAGTTGTCGTACTTTTTGCTTTTTGCACGAACTAGAAACGCTTTATAATAATAACCTTATTCAAGGTGGCGATTTTGATAATGCTATCGTGATTGTAGATAGAGTTTTATCAGATGAAGAGATGGCAAGATTAGCCAAAATGTTTAATAAAGATAAGATAGAAGTTAAGAAAGAAGGAACACTAAACAACGTAGAACTTCGCTACAAAAACGAACCTGCAAGACATAAACTTTTAGATTTAGTTGGAGATTTGGCTCTTGTTGGTCGTCCTATAAAGGCACAAATTTTGGCTGCAAGACCAGGACATGCTGCAAATGTTGCTTTTGCTAAGAAAATCAAGAAAAGAATACAAAAAGCATCAGGCGTTCAGATTCCGAAGTATGACCCAAAGATGCCACCTGTTTTAGACATCAATCAGATTTCGAAAGTGCTTCCACATCGCTATCCATTTTTGCTTATCGATAAAGTTATTTACTTAGATGAAAATTCTGTTGTAGGAGTAAAAAATGTAACGATGAATGAGCCTTTTTTTCAAGGACACTTTCCAGAAAACCCAGTAATGCCAGGAGTTTTGCAAGTAGAAGCAATGGCACAAACAGGAGGAATCTTAGTTTTGAATACCGTTGATGACCCAAATAATTATTGGTCGTATTTTATTGGTATTGATAATTGTCGTTTCCGTCAGAAGGTTTTACCAGGAGATACTGTTGTCTTTAAGTGTGAGCTAGTTGCACCTATCCGTAGAGGAATTGCCAAAATGAAAGGACAAGCCTACGTAGCAGGAAAGTTAGTTTGTGAGGCTGTCCTTACGGCTGGTATTGTAAAAAAAGATTAA
- the mazG gene encoding nucleoside triphosphate pyrophosphohydrolase yields MQKNTSQSLLERVKETQTEPTKAFQRLLFVMDDLRQNCPWDKKQTLESLRYLTIEEVYELSDAILSQKDQKDKSEIKKELGDLMLHLVFYSKIASETDDFDITDVLNSVCEKLIHRHPHIYSDVIAETEKEVKLNWERIKLQEKSNSDNSNSDQKTKSLFEGVPKSMPALVKAIRIQEKARGVGFDWDKASDVWEKVKEEEQELFEHIDTSNDEVHKVTNQEEAEQEFGDLLFSMINYARFLGINPENALEKTNRKFISRFEFLETEAYKDGKKLEKMTLAEMESYWQKAKKI; encoded by the coding sequence TTGCAAAAAAATACTTCTCAATCTCTTCTTGAAAGGGTAAAAGAAACCCAAACCGAACCTACAAAGGCTTTTCAACGATTGCTTTTTGTAATGGACGACCTACGTCAGAACTGTCCTTGGGACAAAAAACAGACCTTAGAATCACTTCGTTACCTTACGATTGAAGAAGTATATGAACTTTCTGATGCTATTCTTTCTCAAAAAGACCAAAAGGATAAATCTGAAATAAAAAAAGAATTAGGAGATTTGATGTTGCATTTGGTTTTTTATTCCAAAATTGCTTCTGAAACTGATGATTTTGATATTACTGATGTTTTGAATTCTGTTTGTGAAAAACTTATTCATCGTCATCCTCATATTTATAGTGATGTAATTGCAGAAACCGAAAAGGAAGTAAAGCTAAATTGGGAAAGAATTAAATTACAAGAAAAAAGTAATTCTGATAATTCAAATTCTGACCAAAAAACAAAAAGTCTTTTTGAGGGTGTTCCCAAATCTATGCCTGCACTTGTAAAAGCAATCCGAATTCAAGAAAAAGCTCGTGGAGTGGGTTTTGACTGGGATAAGGCAAGTGATGTTTGGGAAAAAGTAAAAGAAGAAGAACAAGAACTCTTTGAACATATTGATACTTCAAATGACGAAGTTCATAAAGTAACTAATCAAGAAGAAGCCGAACAAGAATTTGGAGATTTACTTTTTTCGATGATTAATTATGCTCGTTTTTTGGGTATAAACCCTGAAAATGCACTTGAAAAAACAAATCGCAAATTTATCAGTCGCTTTGAGTTTTTGGAAACAGAAGCATACAAAGACGGAAAAAAACTAGAAAAAATGACCTTGGCCGAAATGGAAAGTTATTGGCAAAAGGCAAAAAAAATATAA
- a CDS encoding MoxR family ATPase yields the protein MTADNQELRAKIEQVYTEMGKVVVGQRYMVNRLLIGLFTQGHVLLEGVPGLAKTLTVNTLAKVLDLGFQRIQFTPDLLPADLIGTMIYNQTKGEFEVKKGPIFSNIILADEINRSPAKVQAALLEAMQERQVTIGETTFKLDKPFLVLATQNPVDQEGTYPLPEAQVDRFMMKVFITYPDKKSELEIMRRMANTNYKEDVNPVLSSDEVFAIREAINQVKMNEQLEEYVVELIFASRFPKDYGLKEEAKYVQFGVSPRAGIALNRAAKAMAFMEGRDYVIPEDIKEVIYDIFGHRIILNFEAEAEGITTRNIIDGILQKVAINKV from the coding sequence ATGACTGCTGATAATCAAGAACTTAGGGCTAAAATAGAACAGGTTTATACAGAAATGGGAAAAGTTGTCGTTGGACAGCGTTATATGGTCAATCGTCTTTTGATTGGACTTTTTACACAAGGACACGTACTTTTAGAAGGTGTCCCTGGTCTTGCCAAAACTTTGACAGTCAATACACTTGCAAAAGTATTAGATTTAGGCTTCCAACGTATTCAGTTTACGCCAGACCTTCTTCCTGCTGACCTTATCGGAACAATGATTTATAACCAAACAAAGGGGGAATTTGAGGTAAAGAAAGGACCTATTTTTTCAAATATCATTCTTGCTGATGAAATCAACCGTTCTCCTGCCAAGGTACAGGCTGCACTTTTGGAGGCGATGCAAGAGCGTCAAGTTACGATTGGAGAAACTACTTTTAAGTTGGATAAGCCATTTTTGGTATTGGCAACACAAAATCCAGTCGATCAAGAGGGAACATATCCACTTCCAGAAGCACAAGTCGATCGTTTTATGATGAAAGTTTTTATTACCTATCCAGATAAAAAATCGGAATTAGAAATTATGCGTCGTATGGCAAATACGAATTATAAAGAAGACGTAAATCCAGTCCTTTCTAGTGATGAAGTTTTTGCAATTCGTGAAGCCATCAATCAAGTAAAAATGAATGAACAGCTTGAAGAGTATGTAGTAGAGCTTATTTTTGCAAGTCGTTTTCCTAAAGATTATGGCTTAAAAGAAGAAGCAAAATATGTTCAGTTTGGCGTTTCACCTCGTGCTGGTATTGCGCTCAATCGTGCTGCAAAGGCAATGGCATTTATGGAGGGAAGAGATTATGTAATTCCAGAAGATATTAAAGAAGTAATTTATGATATTTTCGGACACCGTATTATCCTTAATTTTGAAGCAGAAGCAGAAGGAATCACAACACGAAATATCATTGATGGAATTTTGCAGAAAGTAGCTATTAATAAAGTGTAG
- a CDS encoding GNAT family N-acetyltransferase, protein MNFRKATKEDISIIVEMIADDELGKKRENFQNPLPQEYIKAFEEINADKNQELIIVQDENNEIIGTLQLSFIQYLTYRGGIRAQIEAVRIRKDKRGIGLGKTMFEWAINRAKERNAHLLQLTTDKQRPQAIKFYEDLGFKATHEGMKIHF, encoded by the coding sequence ATGAACTTCAGAAAAGCCACAAAAGAAGATATTTCAATAATCGTAGAAATGATTGCTGATGACGAATTGGGAAAAAAGAGAGAAAACTTTCAGAATCCTCTACCACAAGAATACATAAAAGCATTCGAAGAAATAAATGCTGACAAGAATCAAGAGCTAATTATAGTCCAAGACGAGAATAATGAGATTATAGGAACTTTACAACTCTCATTTATCCAATATTTAACTTATCGTGGTGGAATTAGAGCGCAAATAGAAGCTGTTAGAATCCGAAAAGACAAAAGAGGAATCGGACTTGGAAAAACAATGTTTGAATGGGCTATTAATAGAGCAAAAGAGCGAAATGCACATCTATTACAACTCACAACAGACAAACAAAGACCACAAGCTATTAAATTCTATGAAGATTTGGGTTTTAAAGCGACGCACGAGGGAATGAAAATACACTTTTAG
- a CDS encoding type II toxin-antitoxin system PemK/MazF family toxin, which yields MKKGEIWLVNLPKIIKNEKDKMVFAVITTVGVSFSFIAVLPLIDWKEDYISSKSIVKIENNDNPNLEKIFAVDCWQVQPIYNDKDRFIKKIGMINETTMQKVHETIADTFNWL from the coding sequence ATGAAAAAAGGAGAAATATGGCTAGTCAATTTACCCAAAATTATTAAAAATGAAAAAGACAAAATGGTATTTGCAGTAATAACTACCGTAGGAGTTTCATTTTCATTTATAGCCGTTTTGCCTCTTATTGATTGGAAAGAAGATTATATCTCATCAAAATCAATAGTAAAAATAGAAAATAATGATAATCCTAACCTAGAAAAAATATTTGCTGTTGATTGTTGGCAAGTACAGCCTATCTATAACGATAAAGATAGATTTATAAAAAAAATAGGAATGATAAACGAAACAACTATGCAGAAGGTTCATGAAACAATAGCTGATACTTTCAATTGGTTGTAG
- a CDS encoding zinc-ribbon domain-containing protein: protein MLIYGTGSKHLKTEQPKGIVCPICKSEDSVIMSAYSRHAHIFWIPLFPFGKTVAMQCQNCQEVLDKKNVPEQLKTKSQELKKETTTPAWQFIGLLLIALLIGGIAYSDYQSEQNFKSYLKTPQKNDVYKYTTEVGMYSTFKVIEVSKDSILVVQNEYETNKASGISDIDIDPNYAESLYMMSKKDIQQMYETNKIYDIDRY, encoded by the coding sequence ATGCTAATTTACGGAACAGGCTCAAAACATCTAAAAACAGAACAACCAAAAGGAATTGTTTGTCCTATTTGCAAATCAGAAGATTCTGTTATTATGAGTGCATATTCTAGACACGCTCATATTTTTTGGATTCCTTTATTTCCTTTTGGAAAAACAGTCGCTATGCAATGCCAAAATTGCCAAGAGGTTTTGGATAAAAAGAATGTACCTGAGCAGCTTAAAACTAAATCGCAAGAACTAAAAAAAGAAACTACTACTCCAGCATGGCAATTTATAGGCTTACTTCTTATTGCTCTTCTAATTGGTGGTATAGCTTATTCAGATTACCAAAGCGAACAAAACTTTAAATCTTATTTAAAAACTCCTCAAAAAAATGATGTTTATAAATACACTACTGAAGTAGGAATGTATAGCACTTTCAAAGTAATCGAAGTATCAAAAGACAGTATTCTAGTAGTTCAGAATGAATATGAAACAAACAAAGCATCAGGTATTAGTGATATAGACATAGATCCAAATTATGCAGAATCGCTATATATGATGTCTAAAAAAGATATACAACAAATGTATGAAACTAATAAAATATATGATATTGATAGATATTAA
- a CDS encoding PDZ domain-containing protein, with protein MLFRNFKTVLSVFLLVLLFTSISFSSFSQKINYKIEFPAPQTHYTSVTIEVNEIKDKESIDFVMPVWAPGSYLIREFAKGLESVKSDSDIEKISKNVWRVKTNGKSSVKIMYDVYGFEHSVRTSFIDASHAALIPTSIFMYVDGMKNEQATLEIEKPNDWKTISTSLKNKDGKENIFEIPNYDILADSPIEIGNQEILEFEAAGVKHSVVMYGKGNYDEAKITKDMAKVVEAATKVWGENPAEDYKFLVHNSARGGGGLEHLNSTSLVVDRMSYGTQRGYLGFLGLVAHEYFHLWNVKRLRPFALTNYDYTQEQHTNLLWIFEGFTSYYDELLLTRAGFVDDNYYLNTLSGNISAAENKKGRHVQPVTEASFDAWIKAYRPNENSGNTTVSYYGQGSVYAAMLDLMIIESTDAKKNLDDVMRYLYNEYYKKQKRGYTDEEFQAAVGIIAGKPFKSFFDNVVYGTQVPDYATYLGYAGLKLMVSENTSKATLGIRTSESGGNLKVRSTERDGAAYKQGLNVNDEIIAADNFRVTSNGELAEILQYKGVGEEVVLLIARDGLLQTLTIKLEADDTKGYRIDKIDNPSKKQQKVYEKWFEKK; from the coding sequence ATGTTATTCCGAAATTTTAAAACTGTTTTATCAGTATTTCTCCTAGTATTACTTTTTACAAGTATTTCATTTTCAAGTTTTTCTCAAAAAATAAATTATAAAATAGAGTTTCCTGCTCCTCAAACACATTATACGAGTGTTACAATTGAGGTAAATGAAATTAAAGACAAAGAAAGTATCGATTTTGTAATGCCTGTTTGGGCTCCAGGGTCGTACCTCATTCGTGAATTTGCTAAAGGTTTAGAGAGCGTAAAATCTGATTCTGATATTGAGAAAATCTCAAAAAATGTATGGAGAGTTAAAACTAACGGCAAATCAAGTGTCAAAATTATGTATGATGTCTATGGTTTTGAGCATTCTGTAAGAACAAGTTTTATTGATGCTTCTCACGCTGCACTTATTCCTACAAGTATTTTTATGTATGTAGATGGAATGAAAAATGAACAGGCAACCTTAGAAATCGAAAAGCCAAATGATTGGAAAACAATTTCTACATCGTTAAAAAATAAGGATGGAAAAGAAAATATTTTTGAAATTCCAAATTATGATATTTTGGCAGATTCTCCTATCGAAATTGGTAATCAAGAAATCTTAGAGTTTGAAGCAGCAGGTGTAAAACATTCAGTTGTGATGTATGGAAAAGGAAACTATGATGAAGCCAAAATCACAAAAGATATGGCTAAAGTAGTAGAAGCTGCAACAAAAGTATGGGGCGAAAATCCAGCAGAAGATTATAAATTTCTTGTTCATAATTCAGCTCGTGGTGGTGGTGGATTAGAACACCTCAACTCTACTAGTTTGGTTGTCGATAGAATGTCGTATGGAACTCAGCGTGGTTATTTAGGCTTTTTGGGTTTGGTAGCTCACGAATATTTTCATCTTTGGAATGTAAAGCGTTTGCGTCCTTTTGCGCTTACCAATTATGATTATACACAAGAACAACACACTAATTTGCTCTGGATTTTTGAGGGTTTTACTTCTTATTATGACGAATTGCTTTTGACTAGAGCAGGTTTTGTAGATGATAATTATTATCTAAATACACTTTCTGGAAATATTTCGGCAGCAGAAAATAAAAAAGGAAGACACGTTCAGCCAGTTACAGAAGCAAGTTTTGATGCGTGGATAAAAGCCTATCGCCCAAATGAAAATTCTGGAAATACGACGGTTTCGTATTATGGACAAGGAAGTGTTTATGCTGCGATGTTGGATTTAATGATTATTGAAAGTACGGATGCTAAGAAAAATCTTGATGATGTAATGCGTTATTTGTATAATGAATATTACAAAAAACAGAAAAGAGGTTATACAGATGAAGAGTTTCAGGCAGCTGTAGGAATTATTGCAGGAAAGCCTTTCAAATCATTTTTTGATAATGTAGTTTATGGAACTCAAGTGCCAGATTATGCGACTTATTTGGGTTATGCTGGTCTTAAACTTATGGTTTCTGAAAACACCTCAAAAGCAACCTTAGGAATAAGAACTTCTGAAAGTGGAGGAAACTTAAAAGTAAGAAGTACAGAGCGAGATGGCGCAGCTTACAAGCAAGGTTTGAATGTAAATGATGAAATTATTGCAGCAGATAACTTTAGAGTTACTTCGAATGGCGAACTTGCAGAGATTTTACAATACAAAGGCGTAGGCGAAGAAGTCGTTTTATTGATTGCTCGTGATGGACTTTTGCAAACACTAACTATCAAATTAGAAGCTGATGATACAAAAGGATATAGAATTGATAAAATAGATAATCCTTCTAAAAAACAGCAAAAAGTTTATGAAAAGTGGTTTGAGAAAAAATAG